In the genome of Ctenopharyngodon idella isolate HZGC_01 chromosome 19, HZGC01, whole genome shotgun sequence, one region contains:
- the lim2.4 gene encoding lens intrinsic membrane protein 2.4 isoform X2, producing MYSFMGGGLFCAIVGNILIVVSTATDYWMQYRLSGSYAHQGLWRYCMANKCYMQTASIAYWNATRAFMILSGMACFAGIIAGILSFAHFSAFERFSRSFAAGIMFFISTLFVLLAMAIYTGVTLSFLGKRFGDWRFSWSYILGWVAMLMTFFAGIFYMCAHRMYESRRVVGSR from the exons ATGTACAGCTTTATGGGCGGCGGCCTTTTCTGTGCCATCGTGGGGAACATCCTAATAGTGGTCTCCACGGCGACAGATTATTGGATGCAGTATCGCCTCTCAGGCAGCTATGCCCATCAGGGCCTGTGGAGGTACTGCATGGCCAACAAGTGCTACATGCAGACAGCAAGTATAG CATACTGGAATGCCACACGGGCATTCATGATCCTCTCAGGAATGGCGTGCTTTGCGGGCATCATCGCAGGCATCCTCTCATTTGCCCATTTTTCTGCCTTTGAGAGATTCAGTCGTTCCTTTGCTGCAGGAATCATGTTTTTCATCTCCA CTCTGTTTGTGCTGCTGGCTATGGCGATCTACACTGGCGTAACCCTAAGCTTCCTGGGCAAGCGTTTCGGAGACTGGCGCTTCTCCTGGTCCTACATACTAGGATGGGTGGCCATGCTCATGACCTTCTTTGCAG GGATATTCTACATGTGTGCCCACAGAATGTATGAATCCAGGAGAGTGGTTGGAAGTCGCTAA
- the lim2.4 gene encoding lens intrinsic membrane protein 2.4 isoform X1 produces the protein MYSFMGGGLFCAIVGNILIVVSTATDYWMQYRLSGSYAHQGLWRYCMANKCYMQTASIGAPKWSNKMASEITGAVLWFVQAYWNATRAFMILSGMACFAGIIAGILSFAHFSAFERFSRSFAAGIMFFISTLFVLLAMAIYTGVTLSFLGKRFGDWRFSWSYILGWVAMLMTFFAGIFYMCAHRMYESRRVVGSR, from the exons ATGTACAGCTTTATGGGCGGCGGCCTTTTCTGTGCCATCGTGGGGAACATCCTAATAGTGGTCTCCACGGCGACAGATTATTGGATGCAGTATCGCCTCTCAGGCAGCTATGCCCATCAGGGCCTGTGGAGGTACTGCATGGCCAACAAGTGCTACATGCAGACAGCAAGTATAG GAGCTCCAAAGTGGTCTAATAAGATGGCATCTGAGATTACGGGAGCTGTACTGTGGTTCGTTCAAG CATACTGGAATGCCACACGGGCATTCATGATCCTCTCAGGAATGGCGTGCTTTGCGGGCATCATCGCAGGCATCCTCTCATTTGCCCATTTTTCTGCCTTTGAGAGATTCAGTCGTTCCTTTGCTGCAGGAATCATGTTTTTCATCTCCA CTCTGTTTGTGCTGCTGGCTATGGCGATCTACACTGGCGTAACCCTAAGCTTCCTGGGCAAGCGTTTCGGAGACTGGCGCTTCTCCTGGTCCTACATACTAGGATGGGTGGCCATGCTCATGACCTTCTTTGCAG GGATATTCTACATGTGTGCCCACAGAATGTATGAATCCAGGAGAGTGGTTGGAAGTCGCTAA